The window ACCGCGCCGGGTGGTAGACGCGGACGAAGTTGGTGGCGACCAGGCCCATCATCTCGTCGCCGGACTTCTTGATGTCGCCGTTGATCACGATGTCGTTGGCCGATCCGATCGTGATCGACTGCGAGTAGGTGCCCCTGACGGCGACGTCGGCGCAGGTCGCCGGGTTGTCGTAGTTCTCGTTGCGCGAGTAGCCGCAGGCGCCGCTGCCGGTGACGTAGATGACGCCGTTGGGCGGCGCCTGCGCACCCGTCAGCGGCTTGGTCACCATGTTGCCGCTGCAGGTGACCTGGTTGGTCCTGCTCCAGGTCTGGCTCGTGTAGACGTCGACGACGTCGTTGCGGAAGTCGAGGCAGGTCTGACCCGTGAACGTCCAGGCGGGGGTCGCGAGGGTCTGCAGGTTCGTGTTGCCGTCGGGCAGGTCGAGCGTTGCCGCCGGCGTCGTCTTGGGGCCGTTGAAGACCGGCGTCGACGTGCCGCAGCCGGACGCCGAGATGTAGCCCGGCGACGACCCGGCGACCTCGAACTTGTCGCTCTTGCCCACGCGGCCGAAGGTCGGAGACCCGCACGTGACGATCGACTCGTCGTTGGTGTGCATCGGCCCCCTGATCCTGTCCACGTTCTGGAACTGGATCACGACGCACGCGCTGCCGCGCCTGCTACGTGGGTTGTCGCAGTTGGCGGCGCCCGAGATGATCGGGTCCTGCGTCTCCCACTTGGTGAAGTAGATGTAGTCGACGAAGCCCTGGCGGCGGAACGTGCCGATGACCGACCGGTAGTGCCCGTTGGCGCGGCCGGTCGCGCGGATCCGCAGGTTGCCGTTCTGCAGCGCGGTCGTCGATGCGGCGGTGCCCGTCTGGCAGGGAACGGCGGCGCCGGTCGTGACGCTCTTGGTGTTCAGGATCTCGATCCGCCACTGCTCCTTGGTCTTGGCCTGGCCGTCGGCGTTGGTGACCGTCGCCCACGACGGGTTCCTGTCGCCCTCGAGCGTGACCGGCGCCGCCGAGCCATTGGAGAGCGTGACGTTGGTCGCGCACCTCTGCCAGAAGGTGTCGGGGCTGCGGGCGAGCTGGTAGGCGTACCACTCGACGCCGGCCTGCGCGGCCTCATAGGCGCGCTTGGTGTCCTGGTCGTTGCGGCCGAAGGCCGTGTCCTGGTTGACCGCGGCCCACGCGGCAACCACGAACATCCCGAGGATCATCATGCTCACCATGACGGTGACCAACGTGAACCCGCTGTCCTCGCGGGCGCGCTTGAGTGACTTCAGCACTGGGTTCCCTGCCCTGGGTTGCTCGGATCGACCTGGCCGATGACCGACTGCGCCTCGATCGGCGCGGCCGAGTCGGTCGCCGACGTCTTGGTGCGCGACGGCAGCGACGTGAGGTTCGTCTTGATCGCGACGATCGTCCTCAGCGTGACCGCGTTCGTGCCCGGCGCCGTGATCGGATTGGCGGCGACCGTGCCGGCGGTCGTGTCGAAGGGGTAGTAGGTGAACAGCGTCGTCCCGTCGCCCTGCGGCTGCATGTTGGTGCCGATGACCTTGGTCTTCGTGGGCGTCGCCGGGTAGACGAGCGTCGAGTCCGTCGACGAGGCCTGACCGCTGTAGCTGTACATGTCCTCGTAGACCGTCTTGGTCGCGGAGTCCCAGCGGATGCGGTACTGGACCGGTGAGTCCTCCGGGCCGCCGGTGTTGCCGGTGAACGTGATCGAGTTGGCGGAAGCGTTGGTGATCGGCGCCGTGTTGTTGTTGCAGACCCCGGCTTGCAGCAGCGAGCTGATCACGTCGGTCGTGATCCGCGCCCGCTGGGTCGCGTCGAGGCGGTCGGTGACCTTTGCCGTGTTGGTCAACCCGTTGGTGAAGACCATCAGCACCGCGGTCAGCACGATCGACCCGATCGCCAGCGCGGTCAGCAGCTCGATCAGCGAGAAACCGTCGTCGTCGCGCAGCAGCGCGCGTGCCCGGGTCAGCATGTCGCACCCGACTTCCAGTTGCCGGAGCCGGTCCCGTCGACGATCGGGGTGAGGTTCACGGTCGTGCTCCTCGCGCCGCCCTGAACGGGACTGATCGCCCCCGCGATGGTGCTCGCGTAGTTGGTCCTGGTGGCGGCGACGTACTTCTGGACGCAGATGTTGTAGGTGCCGGCGGGGACGTGGAAGACGTACGGGCCGGCCGACGTGGTCGTGTCGATCGCGGTGCTGTCGATGCAGTACCTGTTGCTGTCCTGGTTGATCAGCCGCACGTACGTCACCGAGCCTCCGCTCTGACCCCTCACCGTCGACATGGCGCCGCTGAAGCTGACGTTCGCCGTCGGGACGAGCACGTCGACCTGGGTCGAGTCGGCACCGGCCGGGATCCTCACCTGGGGCGGCGTGTACGACGCCGGCGGGGCGTTGCCCTTGCAGCCGCCCGCGTAGATCGTGTAGGCCTGCGTGTACGGGAAGAGCTCGCTGACCTTGGTCGGGGTGCCCGCGGTGGTGATCGGCAGGATGTAGGGGTCGAGCGGCGTGTTGGGCGCGACCGAGGCGGTCTGGTTGTCGAACATCCGCGTCTGCAGCAGCGTCGGGTCGGTCGGCTTGGTGATCAGCGAGTTGACGACGCCGGCGCCGATGCCGCCGCTCGGCGCGGTGGGCGTGCCGGCCGTGGTCGGCACGACGGCCTGGCCGTTCTCGTCGACCCAGCGGATCGTGGCGCGGCCGGCCCGGTCCCACAGGCGGTCGACCTGGGCGGTCTGGCCGGCGCCGATGACGACGTTCTCGCTCGGCGTCTGGATGCCGTTGCGGTCGACGTAGTCGCCGCTCGTGCCGTCCCAGGAGACCCCGAGGGTCCCGGCGGCCAGGCCGGTGAACAGCGCGCAGCCGGTGTTGTCGGTCACCGCGGACTGGCCGTTGGACAGCCGCACCGAGACGCCCGACACACCCGCGCCCGGATCGGTGTGGAGCTTGACCATCAACGCGCCCGTGGCGAGCGCCTCGACGCCGGGCGAGACGTAGGACTCGAGCGTGACCGGGTTGGTGGTGTGCCCGGGCCACGTCACGTAGCTGGTGGTCTTGAGGTACTCCACGCGGTCGGTGCTGGAGTCGCACCTCGCGACGCCGGCGTCGCGCACCCACTCCGCGGTCGAGTGGACCGAGAAGTTGATGTCGTTGATGGTCTTGGTGTAGGTCCTGTCGCGCTGGTCGAGCTGGGCGACGCTCATGACGCGCATGCCGTCCTGGTCCTCCTGGGCCAGGCCGGTGGCGGTCGCCCGCATCCGCGTCTGCGCCGAGGTGTTGGAGGACCTGTCGATGACGTTGAGCGTCGCGGTGGCCAGCACGACCACCAGGACGGCGCTCACCATGACTTCGATCAGCGCGAAGCCACCGTCTCCGGAGAGCCGGTCGCGTAGGCCGCGCGGGCGACTGCGACGCGTTGTGGTCATCACTCCCATCTGATCGGCACGATGCCCGCCGCCACATAGCAGCACCGGACGAACGTCCAACGGTCCGCCACCGGACTCGAACCTCCGTCCATCCGCTCTAGACACGCGCGCTCGGAAGCGCTGTCGATCGACCAGGTGGTTCGTACGCGATATGGGCAAAGGGCGCCGCGCTTAACCCGGAGTTCGTTCTTTCTCTTGACAAACCTAATCTTTAGGTGAGAGGGTCCACGTCGAGATGGGTCATGAAGGGTCCGGATCGCTCGAGTCCCTGCGCGAGCGCAACCGGCGGCGGGTGCTGAGCGCCCTCCGCGTCGCAGGGATCACGTCACGCGCCGAGCTTGCTCGGCGCACGGGTCTGTCCCGTACGACCGTGTCCTCGTTGATCGCGGACCTCGTCCGCGACGGCCTCGTCGCCGAGCGCGTCGACCACTCCGCCGCCCCCGGTGCGCAGGGCGGCCGCCCGCCGGTCCTGGTGTCGCTCGACCGCCGCGCCGGCGCCGCCGTCGGCGTCGACTTCGGCAAGAGCCACGTGACGGTGGCTGTGGCGGACCTCGGTCATACCGTCCTCTCGGAGGTCCGGCGCGAGCTGCCCTCCGACCACCGCGCCGAGCAGGGCCTGGACGCCGCGAGCGAGCTGGTCGAGACCGCGCTGGCCGAGGCCGGCATCGACAAGTCCTTCGTCCTCGGCGTCGGGATGGGCCTCCCGGGCCCGGTCCACGCCGACACCGGCACGGTCGGATCGACGTCGATCCTCCCCGGCTGGGTCGGGATCACGGCCGCCCGCGCGATGAGCGACCGCCTCTCGCTGCCCGTCCGCGTCGACAACGACGCCAACCTCGGCGCGCTCGCCGAGCACGTCTGGGGCGCCGGCGAGGGCGTCGACGACATGATCTACCTCAAGCTCGCGACCGGCATCGGCGCGGGCCTCGTGCTCAACGGCCGCCTCTACGTCGGCGTCGGCGGCACGGCCGGGGAGATCGGGCACACGATCATCGACGAGCACGGCCCCGTGTGCCGCTGCGCCAACCGCGGCTGCCTCGAGACGCTCGCCTCCGGCGCCGCGACCGTCGACCTCCTGCGCCCCACGCTCGGCGAGGACCTCACGCTGTCGCGCGTCGTCGAGCTGACCCTGGAGGGCCACCCCGCCGCCACGCGCGTCGTCGCCGACGCCGGGCGCCACATCGGCCGCGCGGTCGCCAACCTCGTCAACCTGCTCAACCCCAGCCGCGTGGTCGTCGGTGGCGAGATGGCCGCCTGCGGCGACGTCCTGCTCGAGCCGCTGAGCGCCGAGTGCCACCGCCACGCGATCTCCAGCGCCGGCGACGACGTCGAGGTGGCCCACGGGCCGCTCGGTGATCGCGCACAGGTATTGGGCGCTCTGGCCCTGGTGCTGCAGGATGCGGAGACGTTCTCCACGCCCGTCGATCACCTCCAGGAGATCCAGGCGTGAGCCAGAACACCTACAACAAGACTTCCCTCAATCCCTGTCCCCTGCACCTCGAGGAGGAGCGTGCTTTCCATGCGTAGTTCGAAGTGGGTGTCGGTCGTCGCGGCCGCAGCCCTCACGTTCGGCGTTGCCGCCTGCGGCAGCGACGACAACAACAGCTCGACGACGTCGAGCAACTCTGCTGCGAGCACCGGCTCGTCGAGCAGCGCCGGCAAGACCGGCAAGATCGCCCTGCTGCTGCCGGAGTCCAAGACGGCGCGTTACGAGTCCCAGGATCGCCCGAGCTTCACCGCGAAGCTCAAGGAGCTTTGCTCCGGCTGCGACCTGATCTACTCCAACGCCGATCAGGACGCCGCCAAGCAGCAGTCCCAGGCCGAGGCCGCCCTCACCAACGGCGCCAAGGTCATCGTGCTCGACCCGGTGGACTCCGCTTCTGCGGCGTCGATCGTGACGCGCGCGGCGCAGCAGAGGGTGCCGGTCATCTCGTACGACCGTCTCATCCTGAACTCGAAGCCGGCCTACTACATCTCGTTCGACAACGTGAAGGTCGGCCAGCTGCAGGGCCAGTCGCTCGTCGACAAGCTCAAGGCCGACGGCAAGAGCTCCGGCAAGATCGTGATGATCAACGGCGCCCCGACCGACAACAACGCCAAGCTGTTCAAGCAGGGCGCGCACTCGGTCATCGACAAGTCCGGCCTGAAGGTCGCCAAGGAGTACGACACCCCGGACTGGTCGCAGGACAAGGCCCAGTCCGAGATGGAGCAGGCGATCACCGCCCTCGGCAAGAACGGCTTCGTCGGCGTCTACTCCGCCAACGACGGCAACGCGGCGGGCATCGTGGCCGCGATGAAGTCCAACGGCGTCGACCCGACCAAGATCCCGATCACGGGTCAGGACGCGCAGCTCGACGGCGTCCAGCGCATCCTCGCCGGCCAGCAGTACATGACGGTCTACAAGGCGATCAAGCCCGAGGCCGAGGCCGCCGCGCAGCTCGCCGTCAACCTGTTGAACGGCCAGCAGCCGGCCAACGGCGTCGTCAACGGCAAGACCAACAACGGCACGATCGACGTCCCGTCGGTCCTGCTCAGGCCGGTCGCCGTGACCAAGGACAACGTCAAGGACACGATCATCGCGGACGGCTTCTGGAAGCCCTCGCAGATCTGCGTCGGCCAGTACGCTGCCGCCTGCAAGTCCGCCGGCATCCAGTAGCCAGAAGTAGCTGAAAGGGAGTTGCCCGAGATGGCAGAGACCACCCCCCTGCTCGAGCTGCGGGGGATCACCAAGCGGTTCGGCGCCGTTCGCGCGCTGAACGGCGTGGACTTCCGGGTCATGCCCGGCGAGGTCGTTGGCCTCGTCGGTGACAACGGCGCCGGCAAGTCCACGCTCGTCAAGGTCATCTCGGGCATTCACCCGGGCGACGAGGGCGAGTACCTGTGGGACGGGAAGAAGGTGTCCGTCAACACGCCCCCGGACGCAACGGGACTCGGGATCGCGACGGTGTACCAGGACCTCGCCTTGTGCGACAACCTGGACGTCGTCGAGAACCTGTTCCTCGGGCAGGAGGCCACCGCTGGTGGCCTCCTGGACGAGGTCACGATGGAGAAGAAGGCCAACGACCTGCTCGAGGAGCTGTCGGTCACCACGATCCAGTCCGTGCGCGGCGAGGTCGGGGCGATGTCCGGCGGCCAGCGGCAGTCGGTCGCGATCGCCCGATCCCTACTGGGCGATCCCAAGATGGTGATCCTCGACGAGCCGACCGCGGCATTGGGCGTGGCCCAGACCGCGCAGGTCCTGAGGCTGATCACCCGCCTCAAGGAGCGCGGGCTCGGCGTGATCGTCATCTCCCACAACTTGCGTGACGTCTTCGAGGTCGTCGACCGCATCTGGGTCATGCGCCTGGGTGCCAACGGCGGCGAGTTCGACGTCAACAACACCAACGAGCAGGAAGTCGTCGCCGCCATCACCGGGCTCACCGGCAACGGCAACCGCACCAAGACGGAAGGAACGGTGACCCAGTGAGCACCAGCACCGAACCGACGCCGCCCTCGACCGAGCCCACGCTGTCCGACGCCGCGGCGCAGAAGGAGTCGATGCCGACCGGCGTCAAGGACTTCTTCAACCGCATCCGGACCGGCGACCTCGGGTCGCTGCGCGTCCTGATCCTGCTGGCGATCGTCTGGATCATCTTCCAGTCCCAGGAAGACCGCTTCCTGTCGGCGACCAACATCGTCAACCTGTCGCTGCAGATCACCGCGGTCGCGCTGATCTCCGTCGGCGTCGTGCTCGTCCTGCTGCTCGGCGAGATCGACCTGTCGGTCGGCGCCGTGTCCGGCGTGACGTCCGCGATCGTCGCGGTGCTGAGCGTCCAGCACGGCTGGGCCCCGGTCCCGGCGATCGTCGCCGGCCTCGTCGTCGGCCTGCTGATCGGCGCGTTCCAGGGCTTCATCTCGACGCGCTTCAACATCCCGACGTTCGTCGTGACCCTGGCGGGTCTGCTGGGCTGGCAGGGCCTGCAGCTGAAGGTGCTCGGCGAGACCGGCACCGTGAACCTGAACCCGGGCCTGCTGACCGACCTGGCCGGCAAGTTCCTGGCCGACAGCACCGGCTGGATCGTCGCGATCGTCTGCGTGGTGCTGTTCGCGCTCGGGACGCTGCGCGGCTACCAGCGCCGCCTGGCCAGCGGGCTCGCTGCGCCGCCCGTCGCCCTGGTCATCATCCGCATCGCCGCCGTGGCGGTCGCCGCGTTCCTGTTCGTCTACGTGGTCAACAGGGACCGTGGCGTGCCGGTCGCGGTGCTGATCCTGCTCGGCTTCGTCTCCGCCTTCGACTTCTGGACGCGGCGGACGAAGTTCGGCCGCCACATCTACGCGGTCGGCGGCAACATGGAGGCCGCGCGGCGCGCCGGCATCGCGGTCTTCCGCGTCCGCGTGCTCGTGTTCTCCCTGGCCTCGATGATGGCGGCGGTCGGCGGCATCATGGCCGCGTCGCGCCTGCTGGCCGTCAACCAGTCCTCGGGCGGGTCGGACCTGCTGCTGAACTCGATCGCGGGCCCGGTCATCGCCGGCACCTCGCTGTTCGGCGGCCGCGGCAACGTGTGGTCGGCCCTGCTCGGTGCCCTGGTGATCGGCTCGATCTCCAACGGCATGGACCTGTTGGCCTACACCTCGGCCACGAAGTTCATGGTCACGGGCGCGGTCCTCCTCGGTGCCGTCGTCCTGGACTCCGCCGCCCGCATGGGCCGCGCGGCGTCCGGCCGCGTGTAGCGCAGCACAGCAACACGTACGCCTTGCAGAGGGGCGGCCGGTCTTCGGACCGGCCGCCCCTTTGTCGTCGTGGGGCGTCGGCGGCCTGACGCGACGCGCAGGCGCTCCGGGCGAAGCGGTAACTTGCGTCCGGATGCGTGAAACTGCGGTTTTGCCGGATGCACGGCGCGAGGCGATCCTCGGCGCCCTGGCGCGCGACGGGCGCGTGGTCGCCACCGAGCTGGCGGGCGCGCTGGGCGTGTCGGACGACACGGTCCGGCGCGACCTCGACGAGCTCGCGGCCGCCGGGCGCGTGCGGCGCGTGCGCGGCGGCGCGCTGCCCGCGGCGGCGACGACGCCGGCACGGCTGGTCGAGCGGCTCGGGCACGGGACGCCGGAGAAGGCGGCGGTCGCGGCGCGCGCCGCGGCGCTGCTGTCCGACGAGGACGTCGTGTCGATCTGCGGCGGGACGACGGCGCTGGCGATCGCCCAGCTGCTGGCGGTCGACGGGCACGCGCGCCAGGTGATCACGACGTCGCCGGACGTCGCGCTGGCGCTGGCCGACGCGCCCGGCGAGGTGCTGCTCGCGGGCGGGCGGATCGAGCCGGACTCGCGCACCACGGTCGGCGCCGAGGCGGTCGACGCGATCCGCCGCGTCCGGGCCGGCGTCGCGGTGCTCGGCGCGTGCTCGCTGCACCCCGCGGTCGGGCTGACGACCTACCACGCGGGCGAGGCCGAGGTCGCGCGTGAGCAGGCGCGCTGCGCCGGGCGGCTGATGGTCGCGACGGAGGGCTCGAAGCTCGGCTCGACCGCGGCGCACGTGATCGCGCGCGCCGACGACGTCGCGCAGCTGGTCACCGAGTCCTCCGCGCCGGAGGCCGAGCTGGCCGCGCTGCGCGCGCTGGGCGTCGACGTGGTGATCGCGTCGTGAGCTTCGTCAAGCCCTCTCCGCGCGCGGCGGTCACCACGATCTTCCTGCTCAACGGCACGCTGCTGGGCACGTGGGGCGCGCGGATCCCGGCGATCCAGGACAGGCTCGACACCGGGCCGGGCGGCGTGGCGATCGCGCTGGCGGCGCTGGCCGCGGGCGCGCTGATCGCGATGCCGGTCGCGGGCAGGATCGTCTCCAGGCGCGGCAGCACGAACGTGGTCCGGGTCGCGGTCGCCGCGCTCGGGTTGATGTTGGTGTTGCCTGCGGCGATGCCGTCGCTGGCGCTGCTGACGCTGTCGACGTTCGCGCTCGGGCTCGCGAACGGGTCCCTGGACGTGTCGATGAACGTGCAGGGCGTCGAGGTCGAGCGCGCGGCCGGGCGCGCGATCTTCTCCTCGATGCACGCGGCGTTCAGCGCGGGCGGGCTGGTCGGCGCGGGGCTCGCGGCGCTGGCCGTCGTCGCGGACGTCGGGCCGGTCGTGCAGTTCGCCGTTGTTGGTGTTCTCGGCGCGGCGATCGGCGAGTGGATGGCGCGGTCGCTGATCCCGGACGCGGCGCCGCCGGAGACCCACGAGGCGAGCGCGTCGCCCGCGGCCACGAGCGGTGGGCGCTGGGCGCTGCGCGGGCTGGCGTTCTGCTGCCTGTTCTGCGAGGGCGCGGCGATGGACTGGAGCGCCGTGCACCTGCGCGCGATCGGCGCGGGCGCGGCGCTCGCTGCGCTCGCCTACGGCGCCTTCTCGGTCGCGATGGCGACCGGGCGGCTCGGCGGCGACTGGCTCAACGCGCAGATGGGGCCGGTGACGCTGGCGCGCCGCGGCGGCGCGCTGGCGGGTGTCGCGATGGCGGTGTCGCTGCTCGTCGGCGAGCCGGCGGTCGGGCTGTTGGCCTACATCCTGGTCGGCGCCGGGCTGTCGGTCATCACGCCGATGGTCTTCCGCGCCGCGGCGACCGGCGGCGACGCCGGCCCGGCGCTGGCGGCGGTGACGTCGACCGGCTACCTCGGCCTGCTGTCGGGCCCGCCGATCATCGGCGCGGTCGCGTCGCTGACCTCGGTCCCGACGGCGCTGACGCTGATGATCGTGGCTGCGGCGCTCGTCGTCGCGGGCGCGGGCGCGCTGGCGCCGACCAAGACCACCAACAAGACCCCGGAGGTCGCATGACCGCGCTGTCCCTCTCCCCCGCTGCCGTCCTCTCCGACCTCGACGGCGTCCTCGTCGACTCCGGCGACTCGATCGAGGTCACGTGGTCGACGTGGGCGGAGTCGGTCGGGATCGAGCCGTCCGTGTTGCTGGGCTCGGTCCACGGGCGCCCGGCGCGCGACGTGATCGCCGAGTTCGCGCCGCACCTCGACGTCGCCGCCGAGGACGCGCGGATCGAGCGCATGGACATCGAGGGGCCGCCGGCGCGGCTGCTGCCGGGCGCACGCGAGTTGTTGATGGGGTCGAGCGTGGTCGGGTCGTCGTTCGCGGTCGTGACGTCGTGCCCGCCGGAGCTGGGACGCGTGCGGATCGAGACCGCGGGGCTGCCGATCCCGCGCGTGTTCGTGACGTCCGACCGCGTCCGGGCGGGCAAGCCGGACCCGGAGGGCTACCTGCTGGCGGCGCGCTCGCTGGGGGTCGACCCCGCGGCGTGCGTCGTCTTCGAGGACGCGCCGGCGGGCGTGGCCGCAGGCGCCGCGGCGGGCGCGACGGTCGTCGGGATCACGACGACGCACGCGCGCGACGAGCTGCTCGCCGCGGGCGCCGCGACCTGCGCCGCGACCGTCGCGGACGCGCTCTCCCTGGTCGCCGCTTCCCGGAGCTAGGCTCGCCCGGTCAGATTCCGCACGCAGTGCCGTGACATCTTCACGGCGGGAGGAGTCATACCGGGCATGACCACGCTTCTGAACCCCAAGCGCGCCGCCCTCGCCGCGGTGGCCGCGCTGGCCGTGGCGGCCCCGGCCGCGGGCGCCGCCTCCGCCCCCTCGGGCATCGACCCCGCGATCTACGACGCCGGGGTCGCGCCGGGCACGGTGATGCACGGCGTGTCGTCGTTCGTCATCAGCGGCTCGGCGGGCAACGACATGAACCAGCGGATCGAGTGGTGGATCGCGTCGGACCGCTGGCGTTCGCAGACGACCGACACCAGGACCGGCAAGGCGGTCGGCGCCAGCGTCCACGACGCGAGCGGCACGACGTGGATCCGCTACGACCCGCCGGCCGGGATCCCGAAGGTCGAGCACTTCAGGGGCAACGACTCGATCCCCGGGCCGGGCTACCCCGCGGCCTACAACAAGGAGCTGCTGGCGGGCACCGAGCAGGGCTCCGAGCAGCACCGCTACTTCACGTCGCTGCAGGCGATCGGGCCGGTGACGATCGCGGGCGTGACCGGGACCAAGTACGAGCAGCTCGTGGATGGGAAGACCGGCATCCAGGACTCGCAGGACGGGTCGCACGTGTGGATCACGCTCGAGGACGGCACGGCGCTGCCGCTGGCGCGTGAGTCGACGGCGCCGAACGGCAAGTGGGGCCAGTTCGACCAGAAGGAGGAGCTGATCTCCCGCGAGGTCGTGTCGGCCGACAGCACCGCCGGCAGCGCGGTCACGGCGCGCCTGTCGAAGGTCAGCTTCTCGAAGACGGTGAAGACCTGGAAGGCCAAGGTGGCCAAGGCGAAGCGGGCGTCGAAGAAGCACCACCGCTAGGTGCTGGGCCTGCGTTCACGCCGTGGCGCTCTCGCCGCGGTCGCGGTCTCGGCGGCGCTCTGCGCGTCGCCGGCCGTGGCCGCGGCTTCGCCGCGTTCGGCGGTCGTCTGCGTGGCGGCCGTCGGGATGTACGAGACGCCGGGCGGCGCGCGAGTCGGGGTGCTCCACAGGGGCGACCGCGTGCGCGTCGTGACGGTCGGCGCCGACGACCCGTGGTGGCGCGTGGCGGCGGCGTTCGGGACGCGCGGCTGGGTGCGCGAGTCGGCGCTGTGCGACGGCGGCGGACGGCACGGGCGATGAGCGTCGCGGCGAGGGGTTCGGCAGCGGTGCAGCGGCCGTCGGGGCGGATGAGCGACACCGAGCTGCTCGGCGCGCTGCGGCGTGGCGACGATGCGGCGTTCGAGGCGCTGTGCTCGCGGTATGAGAGCGCTCTGCGTCGCTACGCGCGCCACGTGTTGCGGGCGCGCCCGGCGGTGGTCGTCGACGACGTCGTCCAGGAGGCGCTGCTGCGTGCGCACCGGGCGCTGCGGCGCGACGACCGCCACATCGAGGTCCGGCCCTACCTGTTCCGGCTGGTCCGCAACTGCTGCCTGGACGAGCTGGCGCGGGTCCGGACCGACTCCGTCCCGCTGCACCTGCTGGTCGCGGGCGAGGAGCCGGCGGCGTCCGGGCCGTCGGTGGAGTCGGCGGCCGAGCAGCGCGACCGCGTCGCCCTGGCGTTGGGCGACCTCGCGGCGCTGCCGGAGGTCCAGCGGCACGCTCTGGTGCGGCGCGAGCTGGACGGGCTCACGCACGAGCAGGTCGCCGCCGAGCTGGGGATCACGCCGGGCGCGTCGCGCTCGCTGGTCTACCGCGCGCGTGAAGCGCTCACCCGCGCGGACGCCGCCCGCGAGGCGCGCTGCGAGGACGTGCGCTTCGCGCTGCTCAAGGCCCACGACGACAAGCGCCGCGCGCCCGTGAGCGCGCTGCGCCACGTCGCCGGCTGCGGCGCCTGCCGCGCGTTCCGGACCGAGTTGAAGCACAACCGCTCGACGCTGCGGGTGCTGGTTCCGGCGCCACTGCTGCTGCTCGGCGCCGCGGGCCTGGCGCCGGCGCTGAAGGCCGGCGTCGTCAAGCCGGTCGCGACCGGCGCGGTCGCGCTGCTCGCCGCGGGCGGCGCGGCCTACGAGCTGCACCAGCACGTCTTCGCGCCGGGCGACCCGACGCCGATCCCGCTCTCCGGCGTGGCGCTCCCCCACGGCCGCCTGGCCGCGGGCGCGCCGCTGCCCGCGCGCACCGCGCTGATCACCGCCCGGACGGCCGCGTCGGCGACGTCGGCGCAGCTGACCTGCCCCACCGGGATGCGCGTCGCCGGCCTCGTCCCCACGCCCGGCTCCCAGCGCTCGCTCGGCTTCGACCCCGCGACCGTCATCGGCGCCAGCACCTCGGCCCACGTCCTCTTCGGCCCCGGCGACGACGCCGTCGACCTCGCGATCCTCTGCCGCGTCCCGTCCTCGACCGGCTCCGTCCGCGCCAGCTCCGCCACCGCGGCCTCCCACCACCTCATCGTCCACGCCTGCCGCCGCCGCACAGCGCTCGCAACGTCACCCGGCGGCCCCACCTCCGGCACCATCACCGCCTCCGAACCCCTCTCGATCCTCTCCGGCCGCTCCGGCTGGCTCCGCGTCAAGACCGACGCCGGCCGCCGCGGCTGGATCCCCGCCCGCGTCGCCTGCTGATCAGCCCGAGCGGACGGTGCGGAAGCCGATGTGGCTGGTGCCGGTGTCGATCATCTGCGGGCGGCGCGCTGCTGGGCGGTAGCGGAGGCAGTAGCTGTCGGCGCAGAGGAACGAGCCGCCCTTGACGACCTTGCGGGGGACCGGGAACTGGGGTTGGGCCGGGTCGAGGCTGGTGGTCTCGTCGCCGCCGCGGGGGTCGTGTGGGATGCAGCAGGGTGACG is drawn from Conexibacter woesei Iso977N and contains these coding sequences:
- a CDS encoding sugar ABC transporter substrate-binding protein gives rise to the protein MRSSKWVSVVAAAALTFGVAACGSDDNNSSTTSSNSAASTGSSSSAGKTGKIALLLPESKTARYESQDRPSFTAKLKELCSGCDLIYSNADQDAAKQQSQAEAALTNGAKVIVLDPVDSASAASIVTRAAQQRVPVISYDRLILNSKPAYYISFDNVKVGQLQGQSLVDKLKADGKSSGKIVMINGAPTDNNAKLFKQGAHSVIDKSGLKVAKEYDTPDWSQDKAQSEMEQAITALGKNGFVGVYSANDGNAAGIVAAMKSNGVDPTKIPITGQDAQLDGVQRILAGQQYMTVYKAIKPEAEAAAQLAVNLLNGQQPANGVVNGKTNNGTIDVPSVLLRPVAVTKDNVKDTIIADGFWKPSQICVGQYAAACKSAGIQ
- a CDS encoding PilW family protein, which produces MLTRARALLRDDDGFSLIELLTALAIGSIVLTAVLMVFTNGLTNTAKVTDRLDATQRARITTDVISSLLQAGVCNNNTAPITNASANSITFTGNTGGPEDSPVQYRIRWDSATKTVYEDMYSYSGQASSTDSTLVYPATPTKTKVIGTNMQPQGDGTTLFTYYPFDTTAGTVAANPITAPGTNAVTLRTIVAIKTNLTSLPSRTKTSATDSAAPIEAQSVIGQVDPSNPGQGTQC
- a CDS encoding pilus assembly PilX family protein translates to MLKSLKRAREDSGFTLVTVMVSMMILGMFVVAAWAAVNQDTAFGRNDQDTKRAYEAAQAGVEWYAYQLARSPDTFWQRCATNVTLSNGSAAPVTLEGDRNPSWATVTNADGQAKTKEQWRIEILNTKSVTTGAAVPCQTGTAASTTALQNGNLRIRATGRANGHYRSVIGTFRRQGFVDYIYFTKWETQDPIISGAANCDNPRSRRGSACVVIQFQNVDRIRGPMHTNDESIVTCGSPTFGRVGKSDKFEVAGSSPGYISASGCGTSTPVFNGPKTTPAATLDLPDGNTNLQTLATPAWTFTGQTCLDFRNDVVDVYTSQTWSRTNQVTCSGNMVTKPLTGAQAPPNGVIYVTGSGACGYSRNENYDNPATCADVAVRGTYSQSITIGSANDIVINGDIKKSGDEMMGLVATNFVRVYHPARSGTNCANTPAGYAAVTQIDAAILALAHSFVVDNYDCGSALGSLQVNGAIAQYYRGTVGTGSGTNISTGYGKDYNYDDRLKYRSPPNFLDPVQTRWDVVRQTEQKPAQMTVGTPPPTS
- a CDS encoding ATP-binding cassette domain-containing protein, producing the protein MAETTPLLELRGITKRFGAVRALNGVDFRVMPGEVVGLVGDNGAGKSTLVKVISGIHPGDEGEYLWDGKKVSVNTPPDATGLGIATVYQDLALCDNLDVVENLFLGQEATAGGLLDEVTMEKKANDLLEELSVTTIQSVRGEVGAMSGGQRQSVAIARSLLGDPKMVILDEPTAALGVAQTAQVLRLITRLKERGLGVIVISHNLRDVFEVVDRIWVMRLGANGGEFDVNNTNEQEVVAAITGLTGNGNRTKTEGTVTQ
- a CDS encoding ROK family transcriptional regulator; the encoded protein is MGHEGSGSLESLRERNRRRVLSALRVAGITSRAELARRTGLSRTTVSSLIADLVRDGLVAERVDHSAAPGAQGGRPPVLVSLDRRAGAAVGVDFGKSHVTVAVADLGHTVLSEVRRELPSDHRAEQGLDAASELVETALAEAGIDKSFVLGVGMGLPGPVHADTGTVGSTSILPGWVGITAARAMSDRLSLPVRVDNDANLGALAEHVWGAGEGVDDMIYLKLATGIGAGLVLNGRLYVGVGGTAGEIGHTIIDEHGPVCRCANRGCLETLASGAATVDLLRPTLGEDLTLSRVVELTLEGHPAATRVVADAGRHIGRAVANLVNLLNPSRVVVGGEMAACGDVLLEPLSAECHRHAISSAGDDVEVAHGPLGDRAQVLGALALVLQDAETFSTPVDHLQEIQA